In one window of Saprospiraceae bacterium DNA:
- a CDS encoding NAD-dependent epimerase/dehydratase family protein gives MKKILVTGSSGLIGSEVVRHFDSQGWMVHGIDNNMRADLFGPKGDTRWNQQQLLNQCKNFKHIELDVRDRSGMMDCLAALKPDAIVHTAAQPSHDLAATRVYDDFDINAGGTLNLLEAVRQHCSNSVFVHLSTNKVYGDAPNKLRLIESETRFDYAVAEYFHGIDENFTIDQSKHSLFGASKLAADILVQEYGRYFGIPCCVLRGGCLTGPNHSGVELHGFLSYLIKVNLTGECYKVYGYKGKQVRDNIHAYDVVRFIQAFIERPGIAEVYNLGGGRENSCSILEAFGKVSHITGKKMNYEYVDQNREGDHICYISDLRKMKNHYPEWKITKSLDQIFREIVDAWKKRLI, from the coding sequence ATGAAAAAGATATTGGTCACTGGTTCATCAGGACTTATAGGATCAGAAGTGGTCAGGCATTTCGACAGCCAGGGTTGGATGGTGCATGGTATTGACAACAACATGCGAGCGGATTTATTTGGGCCCAAAGGAGATACCCGCTGGAACCAGCAACAATTGCTAAACCAATGTAAAAACTTCAAACACATTGAACTGGATGTACGCGACAGATCAGGAATGATGGATTGTTTGGCTGCATTAAAACCGGATGCGATCGTACATACTGCTGCACAACCTTCACATGATTTAGCAGCCACCAGGGTATATGATGACTTCGATATCAATGCCGGAGGTACATTAAACTTGCTGGAAGCAGTTCGTCAACATTGTTCAAATTCTGTTTTCGTACACCTATCGACCAATAAAGTTTATGGAGATGCACCAAATAAATTGCGATTAATTGAAAGTGAAACGCGTTTTGACTATGCAGTTGCAGAATATTTTCACGGCATCGATGAAAATTTCACGATCGACCAATCCAAGCATTCTCTATTTGGAGCATCTAAGCTTGCTGCTGATATTTTGGTGCAGGAATACGGAAGATATTTTGGTATTCCATGTTGTGTCTTAAGAGGTGGTTGTCTGACCGGTCCAAATCACTCCGGGGTTGAGTTGCATGGTTTTTTAAGTTATCTGATCAAAGTAAATTTAACCGGCGAATGTTATAAAGTGTATGGATACAAGGGGAAGCAGGTTAGGGACAATATTCATGCATATGATGTAGTCCGTTTTATTCAGGCTTTTATTGAAAGGCCAGGGATCGCAGAAGTATATAATCTTGGTGGGGGAAGAGAAAATTCCTGTTCCATTTTGGAAGCTTTCGGTAAAGTGAGTCATATTACAGGGAAAAAGATGAACTATGAATACGTCGACCAGAACAGGGAAGGGGATCATATTTGTTACATTTCTGATCTGAGAAAAATGAAAAATCATTATCCGGAGTGGAAAATTACAAAAAGCCTCGACCAAATTTTCAGGGAAATTGTCGATGCATGGAAAAAAAGATTGATCTAA
- a CDS encoding T9SS type A sorting domain-containing protein, producing the protein MNPDQKYQHIDGFGAHESDADINAGWWNQLYFDDMECSIYRVDLTPKLRSPYSDLSYYSPWFMGSATTHIFNLEDPANPNGPEGNRVRTYTGPQDYSRSFGGRNAPIAVMGPDIEKNLQYFVFNPNNAIQTGKSKHQQLGDFKLVGSIWSPLPWVKVASGNLYRENWWPGPVANTAWPFVWGGNFAGGRLDVSDAPLQVFDDKSQGGLGATSALTQFARSTAAYILAYQRYYGMQFYAISIQNELNFEQFYNSATYPLSSQYISALKAVRKEFDKHAELQSIKIMGPEDLLGGDAYGMWEYGSASGPIHKNLQYLRNIESDTAAKRALAFYCVHGYASDGVTSSGAQANLWNWWVNGWNASPAPGIPANVKGWDGPQKKSWMTETSGEHPDWLYPKAGFPGDGALGVGIRIHQALTTGKESAWIYWTFSDSDNQGNVSLYGLTNQTLRENSPKYVAAKHFYKFIRPGSQRISSTVNGSNSILCSSYFHEGSKKLTIVFLNTSSAAQEISAILPSGFSTVETYTSSQNLLWQKQLLGGSAEMKTMTMPAYSMSTWVVSYPPNAIDNALVVFNEITVTPNPFRDHASLYLDLRTPLQFKIHLYDLNGNCVYAGQELHNMSAGKHLIVFQPEVKNKGIYFLAIENSIHKKIIKVNML; encoded by the coding sequence TTGAATCCAGATCAGAAATATCAACATATAGATGGATTCGGGGCTCACGAAAGCGATGCAGACATAAATGCAGGATGGTGGAATCAGCTATATTTTGATGATATGGAATGTAGTATTTACAGAGTTGATCTGACCCCTAAACTCAGGAGTCCATATTCAGATCTCAGTTATTATTCTCCATGGTTCATGGGTTCTGCAACAACACATATATTTAATCTTGAAGATCCAGCAAACCCAAATGGACCGGAAGGAAACAGGGTGAGGACTTATACCGGCCCGCAGGATTATTCCCGCAGCTTTGGCGGTCGAAATGCTCCCATTGCAGTCATGGGGCCTGACATCGAAAAGAACCTGCAATACTTTGTCTTTAACCCAAACAATGCTATTCAAACCGGGAAATCAAAACATCAGCAATTGGGAGACTTTAAATTGGTAGGGAGTATCTGGTCTCCGTTGCCGTGGGTAAAGGTTGCTTCTGGAAATCTATATCGCGAAAATTGGTGGCCCGGACCGGTTGCAAATACAGCCTGGCCTTTTGTATGGGGAGGAAATTTTGCTGGCGGGCGACTCGATGTTTCAGATGCACCATTACAGGTGTTTGATGATAAATCACAAGGAGGCCTGGGAGCTACTTCAGCTCTGACCCAGTTCGCCAGAAGTACCGCAGCTTATATTTTAGCTTATCAGCGGTATTACGGAATGCAATTTTACGCCATCAGTATTCAGAATGAGTTGAATTTCGAGCAATTTTATAACAGCGCAACGTATCCGCTTTCTTCTCAATACATCTCAGCTTTGAAAGCCGTGCGGAAGGAATTTGACAAGCATGCGGAATTGCAATCCATAAAAATTATGGGACCCGAAGATTTGCTCGGAGGCGATGCATATGGCATGTGGGAATACGGTAGTGCTTCAGGACCAATTCACAAAAATCTCCAATACCTGCGTAACATCGAATCCGATACTGCAGCAAAACGTGCCCTTGCATTTTATTGCGTGCATGGGTATGCAAGCGATGGCGTTACGAGTTCAGGTGCACAAGCTAATTTATGGAATTGGTGGGTGAACGGATGGAATGCCAGTCCGGCTCCCGGAATACCAGCCAATGTAAAAGGATGGGATGGACCTCAAAAAAAATCATGGATGACCGAAACTTCCGGTGAACATCCGGATTGGTTATATCCGAAAGCGGGTTTTCCAGGTGATGGTGCACTGGGTGTAGGAATAAGAATTCACCAGGCTTTGACCACCGGTAAGGAAAGTGCCTGGATTTATTGGACCTTCAGCGATTCAGACAATCAGGGCAATGTCAGTTTGTATGGATTGACGAATCAAACATTGCGCGAAAATTCTCCTAAATATGTGGCAGCAAAGCATTTTTATAAATTCATCAGGCCTGGATCACAACGAATCTCATCAACGGTCAATGGAAGTAATTCCATTTTATGCAGCTCTTATTTTCATGAAGGATCAAAAAAATTGACCATAGTTTTTCTAAATACCTCATCGGCAGCTCAGGAGATTTCAGCCATTTTGCCCAGCGGATTTTCTACCGTAGAAACTTATACTTCAAGTCAAAATTTGTTATGGCAAAAGCAACTCCTCGGTGGAAGTGCTGAAATGAAAACAATGACCATGCCAGCATATTCTATGAGTACCTGGGTCGTGAGTTATCCTCCAAATGCAATTGATAATGCTTTGGTGGTTTTCAATGAAATAACAGTGACGCCAAATCCATTCCGGGATCATGCTTCACTTTATTTAGATTTAAGAACACCCTTGCAATTTAAAATTCATCTTTACGATCTAAATGGAAATTGCGTATATGCCGGGCAGGAATTGCATAATATGTCTGCCGGTAAGCATCTAATTGTGTTTCAGCCTGAAGTCAAGAACAAAGGGATTTATTTTCTGGCCATTGAAAATTCAATTCATAAAAAGATTATTAAAGTGAATATGCTTTAA
- a CDS encoding sterol desaturase family protein produces MVKNFVSSSTESIRMFKNPLLEAVSKVHFSVPLLVYVPLIGFMAYKSFGLGNSGLNYFAYFLLGLFIWTLTEYVLHKHIFHFVPKSKWGLRLHFIFHGVHHDYPMDRLRLVMPPAASLLIASLFYFFFSLFFETVNLYAFFGGFLLGYLFYDMTHYAIHHLNWKNPLFVKIKKHHMMHHFIDSTKGFGVSSSLWDVILGSNFQDNENKAVS; encoded by the coding sequence ATGGTTAAGAATTTTGTTTCCAGTTCCACCGAATCCATCAGGATGTTTAAAAACCCTCTGCTTGAAGCGGTTTCGAAGGTTCATTTTTCAGTCCCACTTTTGGTTTATGTTCCCCTGATCGGCTTCATGGCTTATAAATCATTCGGATTGGGCAACAGCGGGTTAAATTATTTTGCCTATTTTTTACTTGGTCTTTTCATATGGACGTTGACGGAATATGTTTTACATAAACATATTTTTCATTTTGTGCCCAAGTCTAAATGGGGACTGCGATTGCATTTTATTTTTCACGGAGTGCACCACGACTATCCCATGGATCGGCTTCGTCTGGTCATGCCACCCGCAGCAAGTCTGTTGATTGCATCTTTATTTTATTTCTTTTTCTCCTTGTTTTTTGAAACCGTGAATCTGTATGCATTCTTTGGAGGGTTCCTTCTCGGGTATTTGTTCTACGATATGACCCACTATGCTATTCATCACCTGAATTGGAAAAATCCGCTGTTTGTAAAAATAAAAAAGCACCACATGATGCATCACTTTATCGATTCAACAAAGGGCTTTGGTGTGAGCTCTTCGCTTTGGGATGTGATCCTGGGATCCAATTTTCAGGATAACGAGAATAAAGCTGTTTCCTGA
- a CDS encoding aminotransferase class I/II-fold pyridoxal phosphate-dependent enzyme, with product MSSLERKVSSISSQVNFLKDHQIYLFYRELHSAQDTEMCENGRKILMFGSNSYLGLTTHPRVKAAAIQAIEKYGTGVSGSRLLNGNLGIHRELEERLSEYLGKEDTAVFSTGFQANLGALPPLLDRSSFLIMDKLSHASIIESATLSHAKKLKFEHNDVDSLGKILSKIDPEAFKIVVTEGIFSMDGDIAPLPDITRVARSHGAMIMVDDAHAIGVLGKNGSGTSSHFGITDQVDIITGTFSKSLAALGGFVSGDKELINLIKHTSRALLFSAGLQPASVAAVLTALDIMEEQPELLGRLWENTHYSISKLKSMGLDVGKAETPIIPIYIRDDQKTYTIAKNLYDDGVFINPVVSPATSADSALIRFSVMATHTHAQIDFALNKIFDHAKALGVV from the coding sequence ATGAGTTCTCTTGAGCGCAAGGTTAGTTCGATTTCCAGCCAGGTAAATTTCCTAAAAGATCACCAGATATATCTGTTTTACAGGGAGTTACATTCAGCTCAGGATACTGAAATGTGTGAAAACGGACGGAAGATCCTCATGTTTGGATCCAATTCTTATCTGGGCCTTACCACCCACCCACGCGTCAAAGCTGCGGCTATTCAAGCTATCGAAAAATATGGTACAGGGGTTTCCGGGTCGCGCTTGCTCAACGGGAATCTCGGAATTCACCGCGAGCTCGAAGAGCGCCTATCAGAATATTTGGGCAAGGAAGATACAGCTGTTTTTAGTACCGGATTTCAGGCGAATCTTGGCGCTTTACCACCCTTGTTAGATCGCTCCAGTTTTTTGATCATGGATAAACTTAGCCATGCATCTATTATTGAAAGCGCTACTTTATCGCATGCCAAAAAATTAAAATTTGAGCACAACGATGTGGATTCGTTGGGCAAGATACTTTCCAAGATTGATCCGGAGGCTTTCAAAATTGTGGTCACCGAAGGTATTTTTAGCATGGATGGGGATATTGCGCCCCTTCCTGACATTACCAGAGTGGCCAGAAGTCATGGAGCCATGATCATGGTCGACGATGCACATGCTATAGGTGTATTGGGCAAAAATGGAAGTGGAACCTCCTCGCATTTTGGAATTACCGATCAGGTTGATATCATCACAGGTACTTTTAGCAAATCGCTTGCAGCTTTAGGTGGTTTTGTTTCCGGCGACAAGGAACTCATCAATCTCATCAAACACACCTCACGTGCATTGCTCTTTAGCGCCGGTCTGCAACCAGCATCAGTCGCTGCTGTTTTAACAGCATTGGATATCATGGAAGAACAACCAGAGTTGCTTGGCAGATTATGGGAAAATACACATTATTCCATCAGCAAACTAAAAAGCATGGGATTGGATGTGGGTAAAGCCGAAACCCCAATCATACCCATCTACATTAGAGACGACCAGAAGACCTATACCATTGCTAAAAACCTATACGACGATGGAGTTTTTATCAATCCGGTAGTTTCACCTGCAACCAGTGCAGATTCTGCCCTGATCAGATTTTCTGTAATGGCAACCCATACACATGCCCAGATCGATTTTGCGCTTAACAAGATTTTCGATCATGCCAAGGCTCTGGGCGTAGTCTAA
- a CDS encoding phosphatase PAP2 family protein, translated as MSVICSLLKHVLFKGLPRPLEHFNELYPYLNLVDGVHISRLNTFPSGHSAAAFMLFALLAFQFRNVFVQFCFAVLAIITAFSRVYLFEHFLRDVLAGAFIGLGISTLTWYVYERKIRATDQPVIP; from the coding sequence GTGTCGGTAATTTGTTCTTTATTAAAACATGTGTTGTTCAAAGGACTGCCCAGACCCCTGGAGCATTTCAATGAATTGTATCCCTATCTGAACCTTGTAGACGGAGTACATATCTCGCGATTAAACACATTTCCATCCGGGCATAGTGCTGCTGCATTCATGTTGTTTGCTTTGCTTGCATTTCAATTCCGAAATGTATTCGTTCAATTTTGTTTTGCGGTACTTGCCATCATAACCGCATTTTCAAGGGTCTACTTGTTTGAACATTTTTTACGGGATGTTTTGGCAGGGGCTTTTATTGGATTGGGAATTTCAACTTTGACCTGGTATGTATACGAACGAAAAATTCGTGCTACGGATCAACCGGTAATTCCTTGA